A genomic stretch from Frigoribacterium sp. PvP032 includes:
- a CDS encoding 3-keto-5-aminohexanoate cleavage protein encodes MPHLQAAPAGPLANPAVPRTPDEIALEAETGIGLEQLHHGVGPAAWAVLGRAAARGHGVRIGLEDVDTLPDGAVATSTAALVAAARALLTEARCR; translated from the coding sequence GTGCCCCATCTCCAGGCCGCTCCGGCCGGCCCCCTCGCGAACCCGGCCGTGCCCCGCACCCCCGACGAGATCGCCCTCGAGGCGGAGACCGGGATCGGTCTCGAGCAACTGCACCACGGCGTCGGCCCCGCCGCGTGGGCGGTGCTCGGCCGGGCTGCGGCGCGGGGCCACGGAGTGCGGATCGGCCTGGAGGACGTCGACACCCTGCCGGACGGCGCGGTCGCGACCTCGACCGCCGCGCTCGTCGCCGCTGCCCGTGCCCTCCTCACGGAGGCGCGCTGCCGCTGA
- a CDS encoding MurR/RpiR family transcriptional regulator has protein sequence MTDSPGTQSLDRVRSWLLDLVHAHRLSPTQRRVAQHMLDSLPDVAFASSVDVAEAAGVSQPTVTRMATAFGFSGWAEFRAAARERVLSASPTDSPSPGPDSVPAVALARERDNLLAVEQTVASDRMVRAVDLLAGTRPLGIVGLRVSASLAHYLGHLAQKVLPDVRVLDDGASLIDAVTQLHLDGASAVLFIVMPRHPEATVQAVAHARSLGLATVAIVDTPLVPFADLLDVALVAPVGTDLVFDSHAAVVTLSIALLDALARREPRRTQARLEAHEELVPTWEHQVR, from the coding sequence GTGACCGACTCCCCCGGCACCCAGTCGCTGGATCGTGTCCGGTCGTGGCTGCTCGACCTGGTGCACGCCCACCGGCTCTCGCCCACCCAGCGCCGGGTGGCGCAGCACATGCTCGACTCGCTGCCGGACGTGGCCTTCGCCTCGAGCGTCGACGTCGCCGAGGCGGCCGGGGTCAGCCAGCCCACGGTGACCCGCATGGCGACGGCGTTCGGGTTCTCGGGCTGGGCCGAGTTCCGCGCCGCCGCCCGCGAGCGCGTGCTCTCCGCGTCGCCGACCGACAGCCCGTCGCCCGGCCCCGACAGCGTCCCCGCGGTCGCCCTCGCCCGCGAGCGGGACAACCTCCTGGCCGTCGAGCAGACCGTCGCCTCCGACCGGATGGTGCGGGCGGTCGACCTGCTCGCAGGGACCCGGCCCCTCGGGATCGTCGGCCTGCGGGTCTCCGCGTCCCTCGCGCACTACCTGGGCCACCTGGCCCAGAAGGTGCTGCCCGACGTCCGCGTGCTCGACGACGGCGCGTCGTTGATCGACGCGGTGACCCAGCTGCACCTCGACGGCGCGAGCGCGGTGCTCTTCATCGTCATGCCCCGCCACCCGGAAGCCACGGTGCAGGCCGTCGCCCACGCCCGCTCCCTCGGCCTGGCCACCGTCGCGATCGTCGACACTCCCCTCGTGCCCTTCGCCGACCTGCTCGACGTCGCCCTCGTCGCCCCGGTCGGGACGGACCTCGTCTTCGACTCGCACGCCGCCGTCGTCACGCTCTCGATCGCCCTGCTCGACGCCCTCGCCCGACGCGAGCCCCGCCGCACCCAGGCCCGGCTCGAGGCCCACGAGGAGCTCGTCCCCACCTGGGAGCACCAGGTCCGCTAG
- a CDS encoding aromatic amino acid ammonia-lyase, with protein sequence MTGTTDADRADHTSRTDRIDRIELDGTPLRVADLVAIADRHAEVTVPEAALDRVRRSHETFLAARDAGTVYGANTGVGANRTVALVDEGEELSEEEVVREQTAHGLRLLRSHATGIGEVEDDRVTRAALVVRLNQLLAGGSGVSPAVVRGLLAAVRADALPTFHRTGSVGTGDVTALAELALTLIGELPWRSGTAEPIVFAPSDSLPFMSSSAVTLATTALAADVAARQLDAATVVAALSFRALRGSAEAFDEQVHAARPHPGQVQEAARLRWLTERVSGPPAGAARLQDPFGLRAAPQVHAPARTALSVLLGALDRELGGPAENPLVVDDGVRHHGQFHLATLAWTLDAARIGLHPVFSLSTSRLGLLMRADMTGLPPFLADARRNATSSGLMIVEYVAQDALAHMRVDSAPVTNASVSVSLGLEDHASFAIQSTRLLTSLVRSAGAVLAVELFAAVRALQMAPDRVAGTRLLPVFEHLVGLIDASTDDRPLGPDIERMEAELPGLGAVLADFPARQAPPPASPSSPQGGTS encoded by the coding sequence ATGACCGGGACGACCGACGCGGACCGCGCGGACCACACGAGCCGAACGGACCGCATCGACCGCATCGAGCTCGACGGGACGCCCCTGCGCGTCGCCGACCTCGTCGCGATCGCCGACAGGCACGCCGAGGTCACCGTCCCGGAGGCCGCCCTCGACCGTGTCCGCCGCTCGCACGAGACCTTCCTCGCCGCCCGGGACGCCGGCACCGTCTACGGCGCGAACACCGGCGTGGGGGCCAACCGCACCGTGGCGCTCGTCGACGAGGGGGAAGAGCTCTCGGAGGAGGAGGTCGTCCGCGAGCAGACCGCGCACGGGCTCCGCCTCCTCCGCAGCCACGCCACCGGGATCGGCGAGGTCGAGGACGACCGCGTCACCAGGGCCGCCCTGGTGGTCCGGCTCAACCAGCTGCTCGCCGGCGGCTCCGGGGTCAGCCCCGCCGTGGTGCGCGGGCTCCTCGCCGCCGTCCGCGCCGACGCCCTCCCGACGTTCCACCGCACCGGCTCCGTCGGCACCGGCGACGTGACGGCCCTGGCCGAGCTCGCCCTGACGCTCATCGGCGAGCTGCCCTGGCGATCGGGGACGGCCGAGCCGATCGTGTTCGCCCCCAGCGACTCCCTGCCGTTCATGAGCTCCAGTGCCGTCACGCTCGCGACGACGGCTCTCGCCGCCGACGTCGCGGCCCGGCAGCTGGACGCGGCCACCGTGGTCGCCGCGCTGAGCTTCCGTGCCCTGCGGGGCTCGGCCGAGGCCTTCGACGAGCAGGTCCACGCGGCCAGGCCGCATCCCGGCCAGGTGCAGGAGGCGGCACGCCTGCGCTGGCTGACGGAGCGCGTCTCGGGTCCGCCCGCCGGCGCGGCCCGCCTGCAGGACCCCTTCGGGCTGAGGGCCGCCCCGCAGGTCCACGCTCCCGCCCGGACCGCCCTCTCGGTGCTGCTCGGCGCCCTCGACCGGGAACTCGGCGGCCCGGCGGAGAACCCGCTCGTGGTCGACGACGGCGTCCGACACCACGGCCAGTTCCACCTCGCCACGCTCGCCTGGACGCTCGACGCGGCCAGGATCGGGCTGCACCCCGTCTTCAGCCTCTCGACGAGCCGGCTCGGGCTGCTGATGAGGGCCGACATGACCGGGCTCCCGCCGTTCCTCGCCGACGCCCGGCGCAACGCCACCAGCAGCGGCCTCATGATCGTCGAGTACGTCGCGCAGGACGCCCTGGCCCACATGCGCGTCGACTCGGCACCCGTCACGAACGCCAGCGTGAGCGTCTCGCTGGGCCTCGAGGACCACGCGAGCTTCGCCATCCAGAGCACGAGGCTGCTGACCAGCCTGGTGCGCTCGGCCGGCGCCGTGCTGGCCGTCGAGCTGTTCGCGGCCGTCCGCGCCCTCCAGATGGCGCCCGACCGCGTGGCCGGCACGCGCCTCCTTCCGGTCTTCGAGCACCTCGTCGGCCTGATCGACGCGTCGACCGACGACCGTCCCCTCGGACCGGACATAGAGCGGATGGAGGCCGAGCTGCCCGGCCTCGGCGCCGTGCTCGCCGACTTCCCCGCCCGGCAGGCCCCGCCGCCTGCGTCCCCCTCGTCCCCGCAGGGAGGGACCTCGTGA
- the hutU gene encoding urocanate hydratase: MTLDANLPAADAAGTSPDPSPSGPRPVRAPRGTELSCRGWQQEAALRMLMNNLDPEVAEHPDDLVVYGGTGKAARSWEAFDAMVATLRTLGDDETMLVQSGKPVGVFRTNEWSPRVLIANSNLVGDWANWEEFRRLDAMGLMMYGQMTAGSWIYIGTQGILQGTYETFSAVADADFGGTLAGTITLTAGVGGMGGAQPLAVTMNDGVAICIDVDRTRIDRRVEHRYLDVAASSLDEALELAVAARDERRPLSIGVVGNAAELVPELLARKAPIDIVTDQTSAHDPLSYLPIGTRFEDMAAEAAADPAGFTLRSQAAMRAHVEAMIGFMDAGAVVFDYGNSIRGEARTAGYDRAFDFPGFVPAYIRPLFAEGKGPFRWAALSGDPADIAATDKAILELFPENESLRKWITMAGERVAFQGLPARICWLGYGERHLAGLKFNEMVASGELSAPIVIGRDHLDSGSVASPYRETEAMLDGSDAIADWPLLNAMVNVASGATWVSIHQGGGVGMGRSIHAGQVIVADGTDLAAEKLGRVLVADPGMGVIRHADAGYERAVEVAAERGVRIPMREQGATAEGTVDGPRA; encoded by the coding sequence GTGACACTCGACGCGAACCTCCCCGCCGCAGACGCCGCAGGCACGTCCCCCGACCCGTCGCCCTCCGGGCCCCGCCCGGTCAGGGCCCCTCGGGGCACCGAGCTCAGCTGTCGCGGCTGGCAGCAGGAGGCCGCCCTGCGCATGCTGATGAACAACCTCGACCCCGAGGTCGCCGAGCACCCCGACGACCTCGTCGTCTACGGCGGCACCGGCAAGGCGGCGCGCTCGTGGGAGGCCTTCGACGCGATGGTCGCGACCCTCCGGACCCTCGGCGACGACGAGACGATGCTCGTGCAGTCGGGCAAGCCGGTCGGCGTCTTCCGCACGAACGAGTGGTCGCCCCGGGTGCTCATCGCCAACTCGAACCTGGTCGGCGACTGGGCCAACTGGGAGGAGTTCCGCAGGCTCGACGCGATGGGCCTCATGATGTACGGCCAGATGACGGCCGGGTCGTGGATCTACATCGGCACGCAGGGCATCCTCCAGGGCACCTACGAGACGTTCTCCGCGGTCGCCGACGCTGACTTCGGCGGCACCCTCGCCGGCACGATCACGCTGACCGCTGGCGTCGGGGGCATGGGAGGCGCGCAGCCCCTGGCCGTGACCATGAACGACGGCGTCGCGATCTGCATCGACGTCGACCGCACCCGCATCGACCGGCGGGTCGAGCACCGGTACCTCGACGTCGCCGCCTCCAGCCTCGACGAGGCCCTCGAGCTGGCGGTCGCCGCCCGCGACGAGAGGCGCCCGCTCTCGATCGGCGTCGTCGGCAACGCCGCCGAGCTGGTGCCCGAGCTGCTCGCCCGCAAGGCGCCGATCGACATCGTCACCGACCAGACCTCGGCCCACGACCCGCTGTCGTACCTGCCGATCGGCACCCGTTTCGAGGACATGGCCGCGGAGGCCGCGGCCGACCCCGCCGGGTTCACCCTGCGCTCGCAGGCCGCGATGCGGGCCCACGTGGAGGCGATGATCGGCTTCATGGACGCCGGCGCGGTGGTGTTCGACTACGGCAACAGCATCCGCGGCGAGGCGCGCACCGCGGGCTACGACCGGGCTTTCGACTTCCCCGGGTTCGTGCCCGCCTACATCCGTCCGCTCTTCGCCGAGGGCAAGGGGCCGTTCCGCTGGGCGGCGCTCTCGGGCGACCCGGCCGACATCGCGGCGACCGACAAGGCGATCCTCGAGCTGTTCCCCGAGAACGAGTCGCTGAGGAAGTGGATCACCATGGCGGGCGAGCGCGTCGCGTTCCAGGGGCTCCCGGCCCGCATCTGCTGGCTCGGCTACGGGGAGCGCCACCTGGCCGGGCTGAAGTTCAACGAGATGGTGGCGTCGGGCGAGCTGTCGGCGCCGATCGTCATCGGCCGCGACCACCTCGACTCCGGCTCCGTCGCGTCGCCGTACCGCGAGACCGAGGCCATGCTCGACGGCTCCGACGCCATCGCCGACTGGCCCCTCCTGAACGCCATGGTCAACGTCGCGTCGGGGGCCACCTGGGTGTCGATCCACCAGGGCGGCGGCGTCGGCATGGGCCGCTCGATCCACGCCGGGCAGGTCATCGTCGCCGACGGCACCGACCTCGCCGCCGAGAAGCTCGGACGCGTGCTCGTCGCCGACCCCGGCATGGGCGTCATCCGCCACGCCGACGCCGGGTACGAGCGAGCCGTCGAGGTCGCCGCCGAGCGCGGCGTGCGCATCCCGATGCGCGAGCAGGGCGCCACCGCCGAGGGTACCGTCGATGGCCCTCGCGCGTAG